A single genomic interval of Nerophis lumbriciformis linkage group LG17, RoL_Nlum_v2.1, whole genome shotgun sequence harbors:
- the LOC133614270 gene encoding alpha-(1,3)-fucosyltransferase 4-like, translating into MGLKARSTRRSIWGKSDVFVRLSFLLAFLLLLGVCLRHLPEPLPLSHRAVSGSEREVTLLIWTHPFGRYRKLPDCSALYDVDGCVVTDDRRVYPRADAVVVHHRDVAAGSAELPPRPRPAGQKWVWLNYESPTHTPALWRMEGFFNLTMSYRADSDIFLPYGYLVPGGVQRHVLQEPSRSSRPRLVAWVVSNWVESHARVLFYHQLRHYVQVDVFGRAGRDLLEGSGSVVALLRRYTFYLSLENSQHTDYITEKLWNAVLAGAVPVVLGPGRKNYERFLPPEAFIHVDDFPTVGELAGYLLTLWRDPARLMRHLRWRRDLGVHQPAFWAEHYCTACRAVRRTLGRTNVVQDLAVWFES; encoded by the coding sequence ATGGGACTTAAGGCTCGGTCAACCAGACGCTCAATTTGGGGCAAAAGTGACGTTTTTGTCCGTCTTTCTTTCCTGCTGGCTTTCCTCCTCCTCCTGGGAGTGTGTTTACGCCACTTACCGGAACCTCTCCCGCTCAGCCACCGCGCCGTTTCCGGGTCCGAGCGGGAGGTGACGCTCCTGATCTGGACTCATCCCTTCGGTCGGTACCGGAAACTTCCGGACTGTTCGGCGCTTTACGACGTCGACGGCTGCGTGGTGACAGACGACCGGCGCGTTTACCCGCGCGCGGACGCCGTCGTGGTGCACCACCGCGATGTCGCCGCCGGCAGCGCCGAGCTGCCCCCACGACCTCGACCCGCGGGGCAGAAGTGGGTGTGGCTGAACTACGAGTCCCCCACGCACACGCCCGCGCTGTGGCGCATGGAGGGCTTCTTCAACCTCACCATGAGCTACCGCGCCGACTCGGACATCTTCCTCCCGTATGGCTACCTGGTCCCTGGAGGGGTCCAGAGGCACGTGCTCCAAGAACCTTCTAGAAGCTCCCGCCCTCGCCTTGTGGCCTGGGTGGTGAGTAACTGGGTGGAGTCCCACGCCCGCGTGCTTTTCTACCACCAACTCCGCCATTACGTCCAGGTGGACGTGTTCGGCAGGGCGGGCCGCGACTTACTTGAAGGCAGCGGCAGCGTGGTCGCCCTGTTGAGGCGCTACACGTTCTACCTCTCTCTGGAGAACTCCCAGCACACGGATTACATCACCGAGAAGCTGTGGAACGCCGTCCTGGCCGGCGCCGTGCCCGTGGTTTTGGGTCCCGGCCGGAAGAACTACGAGCGCTTCCTGCCGCCGGAGGCCTTCATCCACGTGGACGACTTCCCCACGGTGGGAGAACTGGCCGGCTACCTGCTGACGCTTTGGCGAGACCCGGCCCGCCTGATGAGGCACCTGCGCTGGAGGAGGGACCTGGGTGTGCACCAGCCCGCCTTCTGGGCAGAACACTATTGCACGGCCTGCAGGGCGGTAAGGAGGACCCTGGGCAGGACTAACGTGGTCCAGGACTTGGCAGTCTGGTTTGAGTCATGA